From Drosophila subpulchrella strain 33 F10 #4 breed RU33 unplaced genomic scaffold, RU_Dsub_v1.1 Primary Assembly Seq354, whole genome shotgun sequence, the proteins below share one genomic window:
- the LOC119560096 gene encoding deoxynucleotidyltransferase terminal-interacting protein 2, translated as MDSIIFDTKGQQELGGAQPQRIAYNRELLLREEKDGGSDEDPQEGEVQLFGLKLDFNEVLSAVSPQPAEIKKLKPIAEPNHSYDHDQATLQENVAKDLKGSRQTLNPDLSQRNALPTVGKRQQPIINRAERAKSKGKGWFDLPATEVTEEMRNELKIIQMRSVLNPKQFYKKNDLKYVPKFFQIGTVQPSALDHYNEKKSKKKQSLVNELLEDKSFQMFNKRKYNEVIQRTERYAHKKRMQKMKKLKKNK; from the exons ATGGATTCTATTATTTTCGACACGAAAGGTCAGCAGGAATTGGGTGGCGCCCAACCACAAAGGATTGCTTACAATAGAGAACTGCTGCTGCGGGAAGAGAAAGATGGCGGAAGCGATGAGGACCCACAGGAAGGAGAAGTACAGTTATTTGGCCTGAAGCTAGACTTCAACGAAGTGCTCAGCGCTGTGAGTCCTCAGCCTGCTGAAATCAAAAAACTGAAGCCGATCGCAGAGCCAAACCACAGTTACGACCATGATCAGGCCACGCTGCAGGAAAACGTGGCGAAGGATCTGAAGGGCTCAAGGCAGACGTTAAATCCAGACCTTAGCCAACGCAATGCACTTCCCACCGTGGGCAAAAGGCAGCAACCCATTATAAATAGA GCTGAACGCGCCAAATCCAAGGGAAAAGGCTGGTTTGATTTGCCCGCAACGGAAGTCACTGAGGAAATGCGAAACGAACTTAAAATAATCCAGATGCGGTCGGTTTTGAACCCTAAACAATTCTACAAGAAAAACGACCTCAAATATGTTCCCAAGTTTTTCCAAATTGGTACTGTGCAACCCTCAGCTTTAGACCACTATAACGAAAAGAAGTCGAAGAAGAAACAGTCTCTAGTTAATGAGTTGCTAGAAGACAAGAGCTTCCAAATGTTTAACAAGAGGAAATATAATGAGGTTATTCAGCGCACGGAAAGATACGCCCATAAAAAGAGAATGCAAAAAATGAAGAaacttaagaaaaataaataa
- the LOC119559899 gene encoding uridine 5'-monophosphate synthase has protein sequence MVAQSSDKMRALALKLFEINAFKFGDFKMKVGINSPVYFDLRVIVSYPDVMQTVSDLLVEHIKDKQLTAKHVCGVPYTALPLATIVSVQQGTPMLVRRKEAKAYGTKKLVEGIFNAGDTCLIVEDVVTSGSSILDTVRDLQSEGIVVTDAVVVVNREQGGVDNIAKHGVRMHSLFTLSFLLNTLHEAGRIEKSTVEAVAKYIAAVQINSDGTFVGGDKADVVGANDLQRTKLTYESRANLAKSAVAKRLFNLIASKQTNLCLAADLTSADEILDLANKCGPYICLLKTHVDIVEDFSEKFITELQALAQRHNFLLMEDRKFADIGNTVSLQYGKGIYKISSWADLVTAHTLPGRSILQGLKAGLGEAGAGKERGVFLLAEMSASGNLIDAKYKENSNKVATEGADVDFVAGVVCQSSDAFAFPGLLQLTPGVKIDESVDQLGQQYQSPEHVVKERGADIGVVGRGILKASSPEQAAQTYRDRLWAAYLDRVAK, from the exons ATGGTTGCCCAGAGTTCGGACAAAATGAGGGCCCTGGCCCTGAAGCTCTTCGAGATCAACGCCTTCAAGTTCGGCGACTTCAAGATGAAGGTGGGCATCAATTCGCCGGTTTACTTCGACCTGCGGGTGATCGTCAGCTATCCGGATGTGATG CAAACCGTTTCCGACCTTCTGGTGGAGCACATCAAGGACAAGCAGCTGACCGCCAAGCACGTGTGCGGAGTTCCCTATACGGCGCTCCCACTGGCCACCATCGTGTCCGTGCAGCAGGGAACCCCCATGTTGGTCCGGCGCAAGGAGGCCAAGGCCTACGGCACCAAGAAGCTGGTCGAGGGCATCTTCAATGCCGGCGACACCTGCCTGATTGTCGAGGACGTGGTCACTTCCGGATCGAGCATCCTGGACACGGTGAGGGATCTGCAGAGCGAGGGCATTGTGGTCACCGACGCCGTGGTGGTGGTAAACCGTGAGCAGGGCGGCGTGGACAACATCGCCAAGCACGGTGTGCGGATGCACTCGCTCTTCACACTCTCCTTCCTGCTGAACACCCTCCATGAGGCCGGACGGATCGAAAAGTCCACCGTGGAGGCGGTGGCCAAGTACATAGCCGCCGTGCAAATCAACAGCGATGGAACCTTTGTCGGGGGCGATAAGGCCGACGTTGTCGGAG CCAACGACTTGCAGCGCACCAAACTGACCTACGAGAGTCGCGCCAACTTGGCCAAGAGCGCGGTGGCCAAGAGGCTCTTCAACCTGATAGCCAGCAAGCAGACGAACCTCTGCCTGGCCGCCGATCTGACCAGTGCTGATGAGATCCTGGACCTAGCCAACAAGTGCGGTCCGTACATCTGCCTGCTGAAGACGCACGTCGACATTGTGGAGGATTTCAGCGAGAAGTTCATCACCGAACTGCAGGCTCTGGCCCAGCGACACAATTTCCTGCTGATGGAGGATCGCAAGTTCGCGGACATTGGCAACACGGTGTCGCTGCAGTACGGCAAGGGCATCTACAAGATTTCCAGCTGGGCAGACCTGGTCACGGCCCACACTCTACCTGGACGCAGTATTCTGCAGGGTCTGAAGGCGGGCCTTGGCGAGGCAGGAGCTGGCAAGGAGCGTGGTGTCTTCCTGCTGGCGGAGATGTCGGCCAGCGGCAACCTGATCGATGCCAAGTACAAGGAGAACAGCAACAAGGTCGCCACCGAGGGCGCCGATGTGGACTTCGTGGCCGGTGTGGTGTGCCAATCCTCCGATGCCTTCGCCTTCCCCGGCCTCTTGCAGCTGACACCCGGAGTGAAGATTGACGAGAGCGTGGACCAGTTGGGACAGCAATACCAGAGCCCAGAGCACGTGGTGAAGGAGCGAGGAGCCGATATCGGAGTGGTCGGCAGGGGCATCCTGAAGGCCAGCAGCCCGGAGCAGGCGGCCCAGACCTACCGCGATCGTCTGTGGGCAGCCTATCTGGATAGGGTGGCCAAATAG